In one Methylocaldum szegediense genomic region, the following are encoded:
- a CDS encoding GlcG/HbpS family heme-binding protein: protein MHVSYEEAQRAIAAALKKSEEIGARSCIAVVDSGTTLKAFARMDDAWVGSIDIAIRKARTACFFGMATGELGKMSQPGEPLYGIEVSNDGLITFPGGLPIVNADGILIGAIGASGSTVENDHKVARAGCEVIGVADLPEHPWRT from the coding sequence ATGCACGTCAGCTACGAGGAAGCGCAACGGGCCATCGCTGCGGCGCTGAAAAAATCAGAGGAAATAGGCGCGCGCAGTTGTATCGCGGTCGTGGATTCCGGCACCACGCTGAAAGCGTTTGCCAGAATGGACGATGCCTGGGTCGGCAGCATCGATATCGCCATACGAAAGGCCAGAACCGCCTGCTTTTTCGGCATGGCGACTGGCGAACTCGGCAAGATGTCGCAGCCTGGAGAGCCTTTATATGGCATCGAGGTTTCCAATGACGGTTTGATCACGTTTCCCGGCGGACTCCCGATCGTGAATGCCGACGGCATCCTGATCGGCGCGATCGGCGCAAGCGGCAGCACCGTCGAAAACGACCACAAGGTTGCGAGGGCGGGATGCGAAGTGATCGGGGTAGCCGATCTGCCGGAGCACCCCTGGCGCACCTGA